DNA sequence from the Vibrio sp. BS-M-Sm-2 genome:
AATTCAGGCGCCCCTTTATTCTCTCGAGTTTCCACTTAGAACACTAGCTATCTGGATCTTTCATTATCCCCTCAATAAGATATCCAACCTGGGCATATAATGTCCACGTTAAGCGGACTAAAATTATGTGGTAAACTTGTTGAGAAACGAAACATTGAAAGGTGATTCAGTTTTATTTAAATGACTTGGATTAAACATTTTTAATGTAGCTTAACCTTGGCCAGTTTTCATATAAACACAAAAGGCCCAAAAGGCCATATAGACCATTCGCGAAGGACTATAATTAATAATCAGACAAAGACTAAACCAATAATTAACACTGCCCGCAACGTCATCTTCTTTAATAAAATTATTATATTTCCTACGATAGGAAAAGACCACGTTTATAAGTGGTCTTTATAATATATTATTGTCGACTATAGAATAGACTTAGTAAGCAAAAAAATAGCAAACCTATACTTACGTTTTCTGCTTGGCTCTATTTTCAAAAAAAACATCAATCCAATTTTGGTTTTGTATAAGCCAAGTGCATCCAAATATCAAAAACATACCCAACATCATATTTACTGTTATTACAGAATCAAAAAATATGTATGCCATTACGGCAGTGGCAGCTGGGACACAAGAAAAGTACGTAGATACATTAGTCACCGTACCCGATTTTAAGGCTTTTATAAGGAGCATAGATGAAAGCACAGAAATTAAAAGTGACTGCCAAAGTAATGCTGATATGGAAATATTGTTTACATCAAATTTAAACTCACTAAAAATAATGGTTGTAGGCAATAGTATTAGTGTTGCTGAAAAACATTGAAACAACATGTTTTTTTCAATAGGTATGTTTGAACAATATTTTTTTTGATGTATAGAACCAAATGTAACACCTAATAACGACAAGATTGCAAGTATAAGATTTTCAAAATTTGTCGTTCCCAAGCTGAAATTTTCCACCGAAAAAATCAATGTACCGAGTACACAACCTAAGACCCCATAAATTTGAAATTTCGAATTTAGATCTCTAGATACTATTAACGTTAAAACTGGCTGCAATCCTAAGACTATCGTCAACATCGCAGGACTGATTCCTGACACCAATGAATAAGAGAAAAAGACCGGATAGAGAAATTGTATAAACACTCCTACAATCATGGCATGTACCATACTCCTATTATCTACTTTATTATTTCTTAATATTAAAAAATTAATAATTACGAAAACAAATAATGCAGCAATCACTCTAAGTGTTATAAAAGTAAGTGGGTTAGTGTAACTCAATCCTATCGAAGACGCGATATAGCCGGAAGCCCACAGAAAAACAAAAATCCATCCTAAATATTTCACAGATAGCCTCCCAGCTATAAAAACTACACTGTAGTGAATCTTTCGCCTAACTTTCTATTAACAGTGTAATATTCCTTCATTTCATGGCAAGTATTATATATATCGCCACCTTTAGACTTCGTAGCTTCAATAAGGATATCGTACGTCTCTTTAATTGGTATATCGTGATGAACATGAGCACTAGATACTTTCAAAATCGCACTTTTAAGATCTTCAAGGTTATAAATTGACTTTGAGATATCAAAAATAAAATCTGAAACATCTTGCTCTCGAAGGGGTGCCCTTTTAAATACCATAGCTTCTATGGTTTCATCATGAATAGATTTGTCTTTGAATATAAGTGAGGGCTCTACATTATCTACACCATCATATTGAAAATCTAAACAAAGAATAACTCGGTTCCCATCACCAAAATTGTATGCTGCATGGACTACACTTGCATCAAGCATCCAAATATCACCCTTAAGCATTCTAAATACCCCGTAGTCTTCATCACTATGATAAGAAGTTAACGAAGTTTCAAGAGGAATTAATACACGTATATATTTTCCCTTATTATCACCCAATTCAATAAAATCTTTGTGCGGTATAACTTGACCATTTATTAAGTTACGCGTCCTAACCATTTTAAGATTTTCTACGTCAAAGTACTTATTGATAATTTCATTGATATATAACGTTTGCTTACCTAGTTCGGTCATCTTCGCTTTGTTTTTATTATCTTTGTACTGGGTATTTTGATAATCCCCGTCATCATTCCACAATGAATTGTTTATCCACGTACCACTATTAAATTCGTTGTATTCTTCTTCAAACACAGGGAACTTAGATATGATATCAAGGTCTTTCCTTAAAGAATTACTTTCAAAGTCGATTCTTCCTAGCAACTTAGTTTTGGATTTCAATTTATTAACCTTTTATTTTTGTTTTTATTAATATTTTGTAACACGCACTTTACGTTCGACATAGTACTCAACAACAAACAACTATCAATGGTTTAATTATTTTTAAAATCAATATGTGACTTAACACATATAAAAGCATACTTTTAATTATATAAATGCCATTTAAACAAGAGTTAGTACCGTTTTAACCTCAGATAGAACCACCACAAGTCAGATTCAGAAAAATTATAAGTGTTTGATTAAAATGCAAAAAACAACACCACATTACTCGCTATTTAGTTTGTTCAGTTCAAAGCTTGACCCTATACGGTAAGGTGTTTATATTGTCGCCCGCCCAACGGGGCACATCCTAAAATGCACACCGGCCATCCTGCCATCATTCGTGTATTTATATTGGTGTTGTGAACTTCCATGCTAACGAAACTTCGTCCTTTTACTCGTGAATCGGGTGCGCTTATGCATCTTTCGGTTCCAATCATTTTGACTCAAATAGCTACCCAAGCGATGGGATTTGTCGATACGACAATGGCTGGCCAAGTAAGCCCTGCCGATCTTGCCGCTATTGCACTTGGTACCAGCCTTTGGATTCCTGTGTTGCTGCTACTGCGTGGCGTGATTATGGCGTTAACGCCTGTTGTCGCTTACCACCGTGGCGCACGTGACTTTCAAAGTATCTCTGTTGAATTCTTCCAGATGGTTTGGCTGGCATTAATAGCGAGTGTGCTACTTATCGCTTACTTGGTGAGTGCGAAACCGATCTTAGAATGGATTGGGGTTGCCGCTGAGATCATCCCTATCGGCAGTGATTATGCCTTTGCCCTAGCCTTTGGTGTGCCAGGTATTGCCCTGTTCTACACCTTGAATGGCTTCTGTGAAGGTATGAACAACACCAAAGTACCGATGATCATTTCTGTGGTTGGTCTGTTGGTGAATATTCCGGTCAACTACGTGCTTATCTACGGTAAATTCGGCTTCCCTGAAATGGGTGCTGTGGGTTGTGGCTGGGCGACAAGCTTAGTGTATTGGTTAATGTCGGGGATGCTGTATTCCTACATTAAAGGTCATCACCACTACAAGACCATCATCAGCTTTGCAGACGCGAAGCCAAAAGCAAAAGAGATGCTTCACCTTCTAAGATTAGGTTTACCTATCGGGATGAACATCGCCGTATGTGGCAGCATCTTTGCGGTAATCGCATTAATGATTGGCCGTATTGGTGCAGAGAACGTGGCAGCAGCACAAATTGCACTTAACATCTCGAGCCTAACTTACGTGATTCCGATGAGTATCTCATTTGGCATCACGATTCGTGTTGGACACGCGCTAGGTGAAAAAGATGAACTAGGCGCAATTGAACGCAGCAAAGTCGGCATTTTGGTTGCCGCGTTGATATCATTACTTTCGGTTGCGATGTTCCTTCTGTTCCCTGAATGGATCATTAGGCTTTACACCACCGACCCAGCAATTAGCGCGACAGCAGCAGTATTGTTGACCTTTACGGCGATGTACCAATTCAGCGATGCATTGCAAACCTCAGCCAACGGCGCGTTACGTGGCTATAAAGACACTAAGATCCCGATGATCTTAGCTATCGCTTCATACTGGGGCTTAGCACTACCACTGGGCATGGTGTTGGGTTTAACAGACTACATTGTTCCTGCAATGGGTGAAGAAGGCTTTTGGATTGGTATCCTAACGGGCTTGAGCGTATCAGCGACACTGATGTTAATTCGCTTACGATACGTGATTAAGAAGCGTGACTTGCCACCAGCAAGTGCTCCATTGGCAAACTAAGACAAATCAACAAGGTAATACAAAAAAGCGCGTTATTGCTACTCGGCAATAACGCGCTTTTTTATCTAATTCGAATAAGCTTTATTCCAAATAGAGTCGTTTAGCTTCTCTGGTTAACACTCGTCGTTCACCACTTCAACGGTACATTCACAACCACCATCAGGACACGAATTTCCACTTACTCGACCACCGAAAGAATCGTAAAGAACATAACATCCAGATGGAAGAACATTTATAATTGGGCCATCAAGTTCTGATGTAGTAAACGGGTATTCATAACCAACCACTGTATACCTATTAGCAAAGTCAGACGTTAAGCTGTCATCATCTGACAAGGTAAGGAAATCGAGCATGTTCAATTTATCCCCTGATTCCCCTCGGCTTTCAGGGCAAAGCGTTCCCCAATCGACTTCCACACTACCAATACCAAAATCGATAACATAGTTACTTTGGTCACTTGGGTTGCTAGCAGCTGGGTCTAATCCGACAATAATAGCCTTAGAGGTTACCTGCGTGATTACCCCTTCCATCGCACCTGCGACGCCCTCAAGTACCGCTTCTCTTGCTGACTCTTGGATACCGAGGAATCTTGGAGCCGCAGTTACCGCTAATACTCCGAGTATGATAATCACCACGATCAGTTCAATTAAAGTAAATCCGTTTTTCTTCATGACACCCACATCAATTTGAAACTTAAACATTCGA
Encoded proteins:
- a CDS encoding DMT family transporter is translated as MKYLGWIFVFLWASGYIASSIGLSYTNPLTFITLRVIAALFVFVIINFLILRNNKVDNRSMVHAMIVGVFIQFLYPVFFSYSLVSGISPAMLTIVLGLQPVLTLIVSRDLNSKFQIYGVLGCVLGTLIFSVENFSLGTTNFENLILAILSLLGVTFGSIHQKKYCSNIPIEKNMLFQCFSATLILLPTTIIFSEFKFDVNNISISALLWQSLLISVLSSMLLIKALKSGTVTNVSTYFSCVPAATAVMAYIFFDSVITVNMMLGMFLIFGCTWLIQNQNWIDVFFENRAKQKT
- a CDS encoding aspartyl/asparaginyl beta-hydroxylase domain-containing protein, which gives rise to MKSKTKLLGRIDFESNSLRKDLDIISKFPVFEEEYNEFNSGTWINNSLWNDDGDYQNTQYKDNKNKAKMTELGKQTLYINEIINKYFDVENLKMVRTRNLINGQVIPHKDFIELGDNKGKYIRVLIPLETSLTSYHSDEDYGVFRMLKGDIWMLDASVVHAAYNFGDGNRVILCLDFQYDGVDNVEPSLIFKDKSIHDETIEAMVFKRAPLREQDVSDFIFDISKSIYNLEDLKSAILKVSSAHVHHDIPIKETYDILIEATKSKGGDIYNTCHEMKEYYTVNRKLGERFTTV
- a CDS encoding MATE family efflux transporter, producing the protein MLTKLRPFTRESGALMHLSVPIILTQIATQAMGFVDTTMAGQVSPADLAAIALGTSLWIPVLLLLRGVIMALTPVVAYHRGARDFQSISVEFFQMVWLALIASVLLIAYLVSAKPILEWIGVAAEIIPIGSDYAFALAFGVPGIALFYTLNGFCEGMNNTKVPMIISVVGLLVNIPVNYVLIYGKFGFPEMGAVGCGWATSLVYWLMSGMLYSYIKGHHHYKTIISFADAKPKAKEMLHLLRLGLPIGMNIAVCGSIFAVIALMIGRIGAENVAAAQIALNISSLTYVIPMSISFGITIRVGHALGEKDELGAIERSKVGILVAALISLLSVAMFLLFPEWIIRLYTTDPAISATAAVLLTFTAMYQFSDALQTSANGALRGYKDTKIPMILAIASYWGLALPLGMVLGLTDYIVPAMGEEGFWIGILTGLSVSATLMLIRLRYVIKKRDLPPASAPLAN
- a CDS encoding prepilin-type N-terminal cleavage/methylation domain-containing protein, with amino-acid sequence MKKNGFTLIELIVVIIILGVLAVTAAPRFLGIQESAREAVLEGVAGAMEGVITQVTSKAIIVGLDPAASNPSDQSNYVIDFGIGSVEVDWGTLCPESRGESGDKLNMLDFLTLSDDDSLTSDFANRYTVVGYEYPFTTSELDGPIINVLPSGCYVLYDSFGGRVSGNSCPDGGCECTVEVVNDEC